The Gossypium arboreum isolate Shixiya-1 chromosome 6, ASM2569848v2, whole genome shotgun sequence DNA window TGACTGAGTCGTAATCCTCCAAGCTATCCTCCATGCTTAGCAAATCAACCATTTGATTTACATCATGTTTATGACCTAATTGAACTAAACTTTGGATTGATCGGGTTTTATAGCCAAAACCCCATTAAAACCCCCTATAGATGACAACAAAACAAGGCAAGATAGCCTTGGGATTAAAAACATACAACTCATCCAAATTGGAGTAGGCCCCAACATCACCACCCGCCACCGTGACCGAGTCGTAATCCTCCAAGCTGCCTTCCATGTTCTTCTTCACTCTCCCTGCAATCACCCTACAAACAAGCATGGCCCTGTTCTCTTGCTTTCCATTATCTTCTTCTACCGCAGCTGCCATATCATGAGCTTTGCCACTGGTTGCTGTCGTCAATATTCCTTTCCCATTGGGACCACCACCATTACCGAGTTCTTGGGCTACTTTGAAACCATTTTTAATGATGCTGCAGACATTGCAGTTGGGGCTCGAGTTACACAAGTTGGAGGACCCGTTGAGACCTAGTGAACATGCAAAAGTGGTGCAATGAAACCGAAGGAGCTCATTGCCATCCGCTATGCAACGAGGGTGCTTTTTGGGATGCTTGGTGGCTTTGGATTTGATTGAATCACGGTATTCCTCGAACTTGGAGATGGTTTTTGGGGTGTTGTGGACTTTAAGGATGCGATCGATTTGGCATATAGGTGCTTGTTTCTTTAACCAACTTGACTGGAATATGATTTCCACTATGTTCTTGCTTGTGTCTTCAGAACCAAGTTCAGATACTGTTGATTTATATCAGATTGTATGAATATTGAGATTTAAGTtacttaaaaaaagaaaaagcaataAAGGAAACGAATGGGAAAAAAAGGAGCAGTAGACAAGTGAACTTTCTCAAAAGGAAGAAAAGTATACCTGCATGCCTGACAGCTTGATGAAGCTCCAAATTTTCAGCTTTCATGAAAATCTCACCGCATTCAGGGCAAGAACGGATAGTAGTCCTGAGGGAAGGGTCTTTGGCCATACCAAGAACTGGATCGACTACCATTCGGCACTCATAACAGCCGGAAAATCTTGTAAATGGTAGTCCTCGAAATGAGCCAACATTAGAAGAAGAAATTACTACTCCATTAGGTTCATGCTGCACAGGAGCTTTCACGGATCCAAGCGATGCCCTTTTCTTATTGAGCTCAGGGGAAGCTGTTACAGGCCTTTCCATGATCTTTGTGTTGCTGCATAATGATCCTGAACAcctcattttcttgcatttcttgCCAGTTTCGTCCACCACAACATGTTCCCGTTGCTGTTGCTGTTGCTGTTGTTGTTGCTGTTGCTGTTGCTGCTGATGCTGTTGTTGTTGTTGTGGTTTGCCGAAGAAAAGACCTTTGACAAGTGACCAATTAGAGGGTGGTTTGTCATTCTTCTGAGGCTGAGGTTGAGGCTGAGGGCGGCGCTTTTTCTTTTGGTTATGGTAATTGTCTTTGGATGGTTTTCTTTGGTGAGTAGGTCCAGCCATTTTGGAGAAGATGTAGTGTGGGATTAAAGGAGCTAAGACAAAATGATGGCTTCTTTTTTATGTATTCAGAATCTGAGATAGACTGCCATTAGTAACATGGAAGGGAGGGAACTTCAGAGATGCTTCATAGCTGCCTACTGACATTAGCTGTGTTTTGTAAGTTTTTTATTTGGAGGGCTAACCTCTGCAACTTGGATTTATAAATTAATCTCCTCTCTTTCTCTCCCTCTCTCTATATAAATATAACTGTAGATTGTTGATGGCAATTATAGGCCGTTGATTTCCATTATAGATACTTGGATAATCTGaacaagaaacaaaaagtgaGTCTATTTTTTTAGGTTACAATATGGTACTAGTCCCTGTATTTCTATAGGATTTTAGATTTAGCCCTTatactttaaaagttaaaaattcaatcttcttacttctttcaatttaaaaattatagacCAATCATTATCGTCGTTGGTAGTTTCTATTAAAATTTGTCGACTTAACATGTTTATTTTCTTTCAATCATATGACATGTCACATGAGAATAGTTTAATCAACatataaaattgacaaatttcaCCAAAAAATACATATGATTTTAATTATTGAACTGTGTTTTTTCAATCAAAATAGTTGAAGGATTTTATTTCTAACTTTTAAGTACATGAACTGAATcttaaattatataaaagtacAGGAATTAATAGCATATTTGAACTTGTTTTAATTATAATGTGTTTGGAATGGTAGCTAAAGTAATTATGCAGATAATTACAAACAATTACATTTAAATCCAATCAACCTATGGCTTTTTAAACACACTTGTACATGGTTTAGATTTAAAATGcataataatagtattttaattttagaatatatatttgtttaaaatataattatatattatcttACTAATctcatttaaataatataaaaatcttattaatcaaataatttcacatacattttgacCTACGAAGCGTTTAACTAATTTACAtagtatatattataaattatttatactaattttaattaaattacataataatttattattaactatttataCTTGGCAAAAGACTGACCAATGATGACAATTGACAATGAGTAAATGTTTAAATTTAGAGAGGGACTAACTCAACAAATATAGAATGTTAGAGAAATTAGATAAATTTTCTTATaatattgtttatttttttattaattttaggtTTAATGGTATTATAAGCCCTCAAACTTTTTCTCGAAATCATTTAAGCCCTATATTTTTGCACCCAATTAAGATCTTAAACTAACAAAACTTCCTAAATAGGCTGACCTTTAGTATTTAACGACAACACTAAGGTGGCCATTAATAGATGCCatatcataaaaaataaaaatatttttaaactaaaTACTCATTTTTGCAAATGCATTAtagaattataaaattataaaataataatcaaaattatatatttttaaaaataataaaaatactagaaattaattaaaatcataaattttataaaaatattatttttatattttaaatatcaaCAACTTATATGCTAAAATtaacattaacaattttttgttaTTCTTTTGCTTCTCATTTTCAATCTGTGCATGTTATATTGGTTAGATAATTTAATCAAAAtgaggaaattattttttataaaattttataatttattttttgtttttaattaatttataatttttctaaattttatggtttttaataaattattttttataatttttataaaattttatggttttaattaatgtcttataatttttataaattttaatttattaaataaattttatattttttataattctaGAATGAATCTAGACAAATGTGTGTCTAGAcacttattttaaaaataattttattttttgaaattttttatttttcttattgacATTGACATGATTCAGCGTTGTTGTTAAATACTAATGCTTAATGTCAGTCAAAGGACTCATTGGACCACTTTTGTTAGTTTGGGAGCTAAATTGGGAGAAAAAAGTTCGGAAAgacttgattttttatttttagtttttgaaGGTTTATTTtaccaataaaatttaattttattagtaaTCGTATTGTTGAATAATTTCTTGGACTAACATTTTATATACAATGATTTGGTTCTAAGTTTAGCTACTTGTCTAGAGCTTTTTTTTAAGTATTATTGGcactttttgataatttatatatttttaaaaatttaaaattaagtagccgtgtaattataatttataccATTAAACATGACATAAAAATTACAATGCAAATACACTATGTTAGCCAAGCACGTTTAGAAAATTAGAATTCCTTATAATTACAAAAGTGAGTAATTATAGTTTGGATAcctaagaataaagaaatgaaactaTCTAGATTTGAATCGGAGATATGATACTATAAGTAAATGAGTATTTGAATACCTAAGAATAAATAAATGAGATAGTCTGGgtccatttattattattattattattattacttagtaCAACTTACATATATCACTAACAACAAATCACTATTACACATCGACTGTAGataatttttaagaca harbors:
- the LOC108485493 gene encoding uncharacterized protein LOC108485493, giving the protein MAGPTHQRKPSKDNYHNQKKKRRPQPQPQPQKNDKPPSNWSLVKGLFFGKPQQQQQHQQQQQQQQQQQQQQQREHVVVDETGKKCKKMRCSGSLCSNTKIMERPVTASPELNKKRASLGSVKAPVQHEPNGVVISSSNVGSFRGLPFTRFSGCYECRMVVDPVLGMAKDPSLRTTIRSCPECGEIFMKAENLELHQAVRHAVSELGSEDTSKNIVEIIFQSSWLKKQAPICQIDRILKVHNTPKTISKFEEYRDSIKSKATKHPKKHPRCIADGNELLRFHCTTFACSLGLNGSSNLCNSSPNCNVCSIIKNGFKVAQELGNGGGPNGKGILTTATSGKAHDMAAAVEEDNGKQENRAMLVCRVIAGRVKKNMEGSLEDYDSVTVAGGDVGAYSNLDELYVFNPKAILPCFVVIYRGF